Below is a genomic region from Citrobacter tructae.
CAACGCAGGAACATACGCATGTCTACCGGGTCGGTTGAGTCCGAAGTCGGATACCAATCAAACTGAATACGATAACCATCGATCGGCTCAACGTAGAGGATCTCAATCTGCTTTGCTTCTCCGCTGGAGAGCGTAATCACCGGCTCAATACCCTTCGGCGCTGCGGCTTTCAGGTCACCACCAACGAAGTCAACGGCAAAACGACGCGCCCATTTTTCCGGGTAATGCTCGCCTGGTGCCCATCCTTCCGGGAATCCGCCCATGCCGGTACGGGTTGCCATGACGCGTGCCAGTGGCGAACGTACCGGCGGCTGTGCGCTCCAGTACAGGCGATATTTGAACTCCAGATCGTCACCGGCTTTGATCGCCTTCTCCGGCTGCCAGAAGCAGACGACGTTATCCAGCGTTTCACCGGTGGTTGGGATCTCCATTAAGCCAATCGTTCCCTTGCCCCACTGGTTACGTGGCTCGACCCACAGGCTTGGGCGCTTGTTGTACCAACCCATGATGTCCTGATAGTGGGAGAAGTCACGATCCAACTGCAGCAGGCCAAACCCGCGCGGGTTGTTATCGGTATAGGCATTAAACTGCAGTTTTTGCGGGTTGTTCAGCGGACGACAGATCCACTCGCCGTTGCCACGCCACATTGCCAGGCGATCGGAGTCGTGAATTTGCGGATGAATGGTGTCGCACATCCGGCGTTCATTATTGCCACAGCTGAACATGCTGGTCATCGGCGCAATACCGAGCTGCTTGATGTCTTTGCGGGCGTAGACATGGTTCTGCACATCCATGATCACCTGCGTTTTCTCACAGTGGATCACAAATTTAAACGCGCCGGTTACGCTTGGGCTATCGAGCAGCGCATACACCGTAAAGCTGGTCGCGCCCGGTTTGACCGTTTCGAACCAGAATGCGGTAAAGTCGGGAAATTCTTCTTTGCTGTCGGTGTAGGTATCTACCGCCAGGCCGCGCGCTGATAAACCATACTGATAGGTGTCATCTACGGCGCGGAAATAGCTGGCACCGAGGAAGGAAACGACATCGCGACGAGCCAGTTCCGGGGCTTTAAACACGCGGAAACCGGCGAAGCCGAGATCGGTTTGCCCTTCCAACTGTTTGGTATCCACGCCCGCATCGTTGTATTTGAACAGCTCAGGACGGAAGTGGATCTCACGCGCCATATGCGTACTGTCATCAACCGAGAACATGCGCACGCGGCGACGAAAACCCATGCCTACATGGAAGAACTGCGCGTCCAACTGACGATTTTCAACATTGTTCCACAGAGACTGCTCTGCGTCGTACTGAATGCTGTTGTAAGCCTGCGGCGTCAGTTTAGCCAACGTATCTGGTAACGCGCGCGGCGCACCGCCCCACGGTTTTTGCGCCAAATCATGGGCCATTGATTGCAGTACGGAAAAATCAAAACGTACGGTTTTTCCGTCTGCAATGTCAGACTCTGCCGCATAGGCAGCACGGGAAAAGAGTGATGCAATACCACTGGTTCCGCACACGGCGGCCATTGCCATTGAACCTTTAATAAATCGTCTGCGATTCATGCCTGAAAGTAAGTCCTTCTGGTCGTGTGAATGGTCCCGCGCCGGTCTTTATCTGCGGCAAGAGAGTGCACATTTCTGACCGCTCACTCTAGACAAAATTCATTAATAATCCAATTGTTGGTCGCCGATTATCTGTACAAAATCGAAAATATTTTATGTCGATGGGAACAGACCGAATCCCGTGTAAATTCCATTAAAGTAAACCGCAGCGCCGTTTACTGCGCTCTTGCGCCTCCTGATACAGCGTAAACTCATCATACACCGCACAGCCCAGCGCCTGTTCAAACGCATCTTGACTGGCATTGCCGTGGCTACGCGCCTGCGTTTCATTGCCCAGATTGGACTGGAAAATGCCTGCGGCGCTCACCGGCAAGAAATCTTCGTAGGTGATCGGTTGAGCCACCAGCCAGCCTCGCTCAATCAGCGGCTGCGGGTCGTCATCCGGGCGAATCGCCTGGCGGTGCGCCTCGCCCGACGGCGTTAATCGATAGCGGAACCAGGCCAGTCCCTGCTGGCGTAGCAAAAATTCACTGTCCGGGAAGGCTTTAAACACCTCCTGCAGATGCAACTGGTGCGTCAGATTGTCTTTGCCCGTTCCAGCTTTACTCAGGAGTTCGTCATACAGCGCCCGGCCTTTTGGCGTCAGCGCCACACCACGCTGTTCGATCTCACCAAAACGTGCGGTATGGGTGCCACGCATTTCACCGGCAAACAGAACAGCTTCCTCCAGCGCTTTAAAGCTGGTCTGACGCAGCAGAATGGGAACCTCGCGGCGCGGCGGTCCTTCAATGACGATTTTCGGTTCAATACCGCACTCTGGCATCATCGACTGCACGCGGTCGATATCCAGTGTGCGCGGCGTCAGGTGGTTGATATGACAACCGGGGAAACACACCACATCGGCAATCAGTCGGTGTTCGTTGTGCAACGCATGATAGGTCTCTTCGTCTACCGTAGCGTGCTGATGCCAGCGGAAGGTTTCCAGCGCTTGGTGCACAAACTCCTGGGCCTGCACGGACGTAAAACCGCCCTGCGCATCAAACTCGTCCAGCAGTTCGTGGCAACGACGCGTAAAGATATCGCGCCTGGCGAGGATCTCTGCGGCCCGCTGGCGTAACGCCACGTTATCGATTAATTCAAGGCGTAATAACGAGGTAAACACCCGAAACGGATTACGCGAAAGTGAGGCATCGTCGATGGGACGAAACGCGGTGGAATGGACGGGTACGCCCGCCTGAGAGAGATCGTAATAGCTAACCGGATACATGCCCATAATGGCAAACATCCGCCGCAGTGTGGACAGTTCCTGTGCGGTACCCACCCGGATCGCACCGTGGCGCTCAACGTTCAGCCGCGCTAACTCATCCGCATTGGCCAGTTTTTCATGCAGCGTCGGATTATTTTCCAGTACCGCCAGATTCACATCAGCGACAAGTTCCAGCAGAGTGCCGTACTGCGGGACTTCCTGCTGGTACATTGCTGACATTGCCTGCGAAAATTGTTCCCGAATCTCATCTGCCGTGATGGTGTTCGCCATAATGTCATGCCTCCAGTGAATATTACCTGGAGTGTAGAGAACGCCACCGAGTCCGGTGGGAAGAATTTACAAACTGTGATCCCGCATAAATTCCCCCACCCACGCAGACGATGAACAGAGCTTACTGGCGCGGTTTTAAATGATTTTCCAGCCACGGTAGCATCTGTTTTTTGCGGCTTAACATCCCTTCGACCTTGCAGGGTTGCGCGATGTCAGCCAGCTCCGTTCCGGCAAACCACAAACTGGTGTCACCTTTGTTGATATCCGTCAGCATCAGAACCACCAGCGCGGCGTGACGTTCTTCAGCATAGCGCACCATTTCCTGACGCAAATCGTCCAGCACCGGCGCAACCTGATCCAGCGCGTACAGTTCGAGTTGCGCCACGCAGACTTGATGCCCGTGAATAGTGAACGTTTTACAATCTTTATTCAGAAGCTGTCGGGCGCTCATGCCTTCCACGCTGGTTTTGGCCGACAGCAGATCGCGGCTAAACGTGTCCAGACTCACCCCGGTTTTTTTAACTAGTGCATCCACCGCCAGGCGATCGTCAGGCGTGGTGGTGGGCGAACGTAGAGTGACAGTGTCACTTAAAATGGCACCCAACAACAAAACGGCCTCGGCGGAAGAGATCTGGCTACGCTCGTCTTCCGACATCAGTTGCCATAGCAACGTCGCGCTACTGCCGACTGGTTTGACCCACACTTCCGGCGGCAGACGAGTGACTAAACCACCGAGTCGGTGATGGTCGATAATACCGACGACGTTACTTTCAGTCAGGGAATCCGGTCCCTGAGCGGGTTCGGTAAAATCAACCAGCCAGACATCGCTATCGGTCAACGGAAACGTCAGCAGTTCGGGCATCATGAGACCCGCGTGTTCAAAGATAAATTGCGTTTCGCGGTTAGGTTCCCCCGCGCGCCACGCCGTTGCCTGTTGACCGCGTAAGGTCAACCAGCGAGCGGTCATCGCGGCGGTGCAGATGGCATCGCTATCAGGATTAAGGTGCCCTATTACATGTATCATTAATCAGTGCCTTGTGATGAGAAGAGAACAATAGCCAAAGTATAACGACCGGGTACATTCCCTTCCATGATCCCACCGCGCAGTCATGGCAGTACAAAACATAAGCAAAATAAATCAGTTGTAAGTAAAACATGATAAATGTTAATAATATTTTGCTATCAGGTTATCAAAAACCAACAACTCTACTTGCTACCAATACGGCTCTGTTTTTAACATCGCTTATGGAAAAAAATGTTCTGTTCAATCAGCGTATTCGCTTGCGCCACCTTCATACTTTTGTCGCCGTTGCCCAACAGGGGACGCTGGGGCGCGCGGCTGAAACCCTAAACCTGAGTCAACCCGCCCTCTCCAAAACACTCAACGAACTGGAGCAACTGACCGGGACACGACTCTTTGAACGTGGTCGCCTTGGTGCGCAGTTAACGCTGCCCGGCGAACAGTTTCTTACCCATGCGGTAAGAGTTCTGGACGCGCTCAATACCGCCGGGCAGGCATTAAATCGTCGGGAGGAAGCGCATAATGATGTCGTGCGTATCGGGGCACTGCCGACGGCGGCGTTGGGCATTCTTCCCGCCGTCATTGGTCCGTTTCACAAGCAGCAAATGGAGACCACGCTGCAAGTCGCTACCATGAGTAACCCGATGATCCTGGCCGGGTTAAAATCCGGGGAAATCGACCTCGGCATTGGCCGGATGGCCGATCCGGAATTAATGGTTGGCCTGAACTACGAATTATTATTTCTTGAGTCGCTCAAGCTGGTAGTACGTCCTAACCATCCGCTGCTGCAGGAAACCATCACGCTAAGCCGAGTGATGGAGTGGCCTGTCGTGGTTTCACCAAAAGGAACCGCGCCAAGGCAGCATGCGGAAGCTCTGCTGCAAAGCCAGGGATGTGAACTGCCGCGTGGTTGTATTGAAACGCTATCGGCATCACTGTCGCGCCAGCTGACGGTGGATTACGACTACGTGTGGTTTGTGCCTTCAGGCGCGGTGCGGGAAGATTTGCGCCAGGCCACGTTGGTGTCATTGCCGGTACCCACTCAAGGGTCTGGCGAGCCAATCGGCATTCTGACCCGCGTAGACGTGCAGCTTCCCTCTGCCGCGCAGATCCTCATCGCTGCAATCCGTAAAACTGTTCCTTTTTGATGTTTCTCGCGGCCAAAAATAAAGGGACCTTATGGTCCCTTTGTAGTTAAAACGTTTCCCAGTTTTCTGTTTGGGATGTTGCCGATGGCGGCGGTGAATAAACTGGCGTGGCGGCAAGGGGAACGCGTTTTTTCACGCTGCCACCCTGCAGACGAAACGTGCCGACCGCCTGGGTTAAACGCGCCGCCTGCTCTTCCAGCGAAGCCGCTGCGGCAGACGCTTCCTCAACCAGCGAGGCGTTTTGCTGCGTCACCTTATCCATCTCTGAAATCGCCTGGCTCACCTGCACGATACCCCGGCTTTGTTCATCGGAGGCTGCAGCAATTTCCAGCATAATATCGGTCACGCGTTTTACCGCATCGACAATATCCGTCATGGTATTGCCTGCAGCTACCACTTCACCGGAGCCTTGATCAATCAGCCGCACGGATTCGCTGATCAACCCTTCAATCTCTTTTGCCGCCTGGGCACTACGGCTTGCCAGCGTGCGCACTTCGCTGGCCACCACCGCAAAGCCGCGTCCCTGTTCACCTGCCCGCGCCGCTTCGACCGCCGCGTTTAGCGCCAGGATATTGGTCTGGAAAGCAATGCTGTTGATGACGGCAGTAATTTCGGAGATTTTCTTCGAACTGGTCGAGATATTGCCCATGGTTTGCACCACGCCAGAGACCATCTGACCACCCCGGCTGGCTTTACCGGAAGCATCTTCCGCCAGTTTGCTGGCATGATGTGCGTTATCGGCATTCTGTTTCACCGTGGCCGTTAGTTCTTCCATACTGGCCGCCGTTTGTTCAATCGCCGCCGCCTGTTCTTCGGTTCGTGAGGACAGATCGGTGTTCCCCATGGAGATTTCACTGGTGCCGCGATAGATTTCCTCTGCTCCCTGGCGCACCGTTCCCACGGTTTTCACCAGCGAATGCTGCATTGTCTGCAGATGGCGGCTCAGGCGACCAATTTCGCTGCGCCCGGTCGGTTCATCCTGCATAGTCAGATCGCCCGCGGAAATTTGCTCAATGCGCTGGGCTGCTCGCAGCAGCGGATGGATAACGGTACGGCGCAGCACCATAAACGTCATCAGCGTCAAGGCCAGCGCCAGAATAAATGCGCCCAGCATAAAGGCCATGCCGAGTTGCGTGCGCTGGTGAGCCTGTTCACTGAGATGATTCGCCCTTGCAGTACGAATTTCAATGGCTTTCAGTAGCACCTTGTTGTAGGCGGAATCCAGCGGCCTGGCCTGTTCATTTTCATGGTTGATGATCGCTTCAAACATGCCGTTTTTGGCATACTTGAGCATCGGTTGTAAACCGTCGACATATGCCTTAAAGCTTGCGCTCAATTCAGCGTCTAACGCTTCTCCGGCGGTTGTTTTCACCGCCCGTGACAGATAAGTATTAAAACCGTCCTGTGATTGCTTAATCCGCTTTTCCGCCTCCGCGATATTGGCCTTCATATCGTCCATTTCGGCAATACGGCTCGCCGCGCCGGCATGGATCATATTGATACGTGCGGTGCGCAAGTGGTTAGAGCTGTTAGATAACCCCATCCTGACCTGAATTTCATCGGTCACATCGCGCTGATCGCGATCGGCCTGCATAAGAAAATAACCCGCCAGCCCCGAACTTAAGGCGAACAGCAGAAGGATGCCACCGAGAATGGAGGAAAACAGCGGAACCAGTCGGATTTGATGCAGAAAGCCCAGTTTATGCTGGGCCTGCATCGATGTTGTGTTGTCCATGACCGTCGACTCTCTTGTAGGGTTTATGCGTGAAAACACGCCCGTTAGATAGTCATCGGCAATCCACGAGGATTGCTTACCGCGAAAAGCGCCGGATTCGTCACACTTTCACAACATAATTCTAAAAAATTCAGGAAAGTGCCAACGGAGAATTCCGCTGGCGGATGAATCAGTTATCGCCAAAGTGGATAACGGTACGAATAGACTTGCCCTGATGCATTAAATCGAACGCGTCGTTGATCTGCTCCAGCGGCAGGCGATGCGTAATAAACGGATCTAACTGAATTTTTCCGCTCATTGCTTCTTCGACCATACCTGGCAACTGGGTGCGTCCTTTTACGCCGCCAAACGCCGAGCCGCGCCAGACACGCCCGGTCACCAACTGGAACGGACGCGTTTTGATCTCCTGACCGGCACCCGCCACACCAATGATGATGCTCTCGCCCCACCCTTTATGGCAGCATTCCAGCGCGGCGCGCATCACGTTAACATTACCGATGCACTCAAAGCTAAAGTCCACGCCACCGTCGGTGAGCTCAACAATCACGTCCTGCACAGGCTTATCGTAATCGTTCGGGTTGATGAAATCGGTCGCGCCCATTTCGCCAGCCAGTTTGAATTTCTCCGGATTTGTATCAACGGCCAGAATACGCCCGGCTTTCGCCTGTACCGCTCCCTGAATCACTGCCAGGCCAATACCGCCCAGGCCAAACACCGCCACGGTGTCGCCCTCTTTAACTTTCGCCGTGTTATGGACAGCGCCTATCCCGGTGGTTACGCCACAGCCCAGCAGACAGACTTTGTCCAGCGGTGCCTGTGGGTTGACCTTCGCCAGCGAGATCTCTGCACAAACGGTATATTCACTAAAGGTGCTGGTGCCCATGTAGTGATAAATCGGCTCACCGTTGTAAGAAAAACGCGTCGTGCCGTCTGGCATCAGACCTTTACCCTGGGTCGCGCGCACAGCCTGACACAGGTTGGTTTTGCCAGACTTACAGAACTTACACTCGCCACATTCAGCGGTGTACAGCGGGATCACATGATCGCCAGGTTGCAGGCTGGTGACGCCTTCACCCACTTCAACCACAATGCCGCCGCCTTCATGGCCGAGCACCGCCGGGAACACGCCTTCCGGATCGTCACCTGAGAGCGTAAATGCGTCAGTATGGCACACACCAGTGTGGGTAATTTTAACCAGCACTTCTCCTTTCTTCGGCGGTGCGACGTCGATTTCGACAATTTTTAACGGTTGGCCGGGGCCAAATGCGACTGCTGCGCGTGATTTCATTTGTCTATTCCCATTATTGCGAGGTGATGGTGTTATTTTAGATAAGCGCGCAGAAGATGGCCGATTTCAGCCATGCGCACGGCACGCTGGTCTGGGGTAGTCTCCCCGCTGACCAGTTCATCTTTCAGGTGGATCTCAACCATTTCGCCCATCAGGCCGTTGGATGCGCCGCGCACGGCAGCGATTTGTTGCAGGATCGCCAGACAGGGTTCGCCGGACTCCAGCGCGCGTTCAAGCGCATCAACCTGCCCGCGAATACGACGGACACGCGTGAGAATGCGTTTTTTATCTTCAGGTGAATGCGGCACATGCCCTCCTAATACTATAGGGGGGTATGGTAACTTTTTTAATATCTTCCTGTATACATTAAGTTTTATAGGGTTATCAGCCAGTTAATGAATTGAAGTAAGAGGCACTACTGGAAACAAACAGATT
It encodes:
- a CDS encoding manganese-dependent inorganic pyrophosphatase codes for the protein MIHVIGHLNPDSDAICTAAMTARWLTLRGQQATAWRAGEPNRETQFIFEHAGLMMPELLTFPLTDSDVWLVDFTEPAQGPDSLTESNVVGIIDHHRLGGLVTRLPPEVWVKPVGSSATLLWQLMSEDERSQISSAEAVLLLGAILSDTVTLRSPTTTPDDRLAVDALVKKTGVSLDTFSRDLLSAKTSVEGMSARQLLNKDCKTFTIHGHQVCVAQLELYALDQVAPVLDDLRQEMVRYAEERHAALVVLMLTDINKGDTSLWFAGTELADIAQPCKVEGMLSRKKQMLPWLENHLKPRQ
- a CDS encoding metal/formaldehyde-sensitive transcriptional repressor, which produces MPHSPEDKKRILTRVRRIRGQVDALERALESGEPCLAILQQIAAVRGASNGLMGEMVEIHLKDELVSGETTPDQRAVRMAEIGHLLRAYLK
- a CDS encoding VOC family protein, coding for MANTITADEIREQFSQAMSAMYQQEVPQYGTLLELVADVNLAVLENNPTLHEKLANADELARLNVERHGAIRVGTAQELSTLRRMFAIMGMYPVSYYDLSQAGVPVHSTAFRPIDDASLSRNPFRVFTSLLRLELIDNVALRQRAAEILARRDIFTRRCHELLDEFDAQGGFTSVQAQEFVHQALETFRWHQHATVDEETYHALHNEHRLIADVVCFPGCHINHLTPRTLDIDRVQSMMPECGIEPKIVIEGPPRREVPILLRQTSFKALEEAVLFAGEMRGTHTARFGEIEQRGVALTPKGRALYDELLSKAGTGKDNLTHQLHLQEVFKAFPDSEFLLRQQGLAWFRYRLTPSGEAHRQAIRPDDDPQPLIERGWLVAQPITYEDFLPVSAAGIFQSNLGNETQARSHGNASQDAFEQALGCAVYDEFTLYQEAQERSKRRCGLL
- a CDS encoding methyl-accepting chemotaxis protein, which gives rise to MDNTTSMQAQHKLGFLHQIRLVPLFSSILGGILLLFALSSGLAGYFLMQADRDQRDVTDEIQVRMGLSNSSNHLRTARINMIHAGAASRIAEMDDMKANIAEAEKRIKQSQDGFNTYLSRAVKTTAGEALDAELSASFKAYVDGLQPMLKYAKNGMFEAIINHENEQARPLDSAYNKVLLKAIEIRTARANHLSEQAHQRTQLGMAFMLGAFILALALTLMTFMVLRRTVIHPLLRAAQRIEQISAGDLTMQDEPTGRSEIGRLSRHLQTMQHSLVKTVGTVRQGAEEIYRGTSEISMGNTDLSSRTEEQAAAIEQTAASMEELTATVKQNADNAHHASKLAEDASGKASRGGQMVSGVVQTMGNISTSSKKISEITAVINSIAFQTNILALNAAVEAARAGEQGRGFAVVASEVRTLASRSAQAAKEIEGLISESVRLIDQGSGEVVAAGNTMTDIVDAVKRVTDIMLEIAAASDEQSRGIVQVSQAISEMDKVTQQNASLVEEASAAAASLEEQAARLTQAVGTFRLQGGSVKKRVPLAATPVYSPPPSATSQTENWETF
- a CDS encoding LysR substrate-binding domain-containing protein, which encodes MEKNVLFNQRIRLRHLHTFVAVAQQGTLGRAAETLNLSQPALSKTLNELEQLTGTRLFERGRLGAQLTLPGEQFLTHAVRVLDALNTAGQALNRREEAHNDVVRIGALPTAALGILPAVIGPFHKQQMETTLQVATMSNPMILAGLKSGEIDLGIGRMADPELMVGLNYELLFLESLKLVVRPNHPLLQETITLSRVMEWPVVVSPKGTAPRQHAEALLQSQGCELPRGCIETLSASLSRQLTVDYDYVWFVPSGAVREDLRQATLVSLPVPTQGSGEPIGILTRVDVQLPSAAQILIAAIRKTVPF
- a CDS encoding glucan biosynthesis protein D; translated protein: MNRRRFIKGSMAMAAVCGTSGIASLFSRAAYAAESDIADGKTVRFDFSVLQSMAHDLAQKPWGGAPRALPDTLAKLTPQAYNSIQYDAEQSLWNNVENRQLDAQFFHVGMGFRRRVRMFSVDDSTHMAREIHFRPELFKYNDAGVDTKQLEGQTDLGFAGFRVFKAPELARRDVVSFLGASYFRAVDDTYQYGLSARGLAVDTYTDSKEEFPDFTAFWFETVKPGATSFTVYALLDSPSVTGAFKFVIHCEKTQVIMDVQNHVYARKDIKQLGIAPMTSMFSCGNNERRMCDTIHPQIHDSDRLAMWRGNGEWICRPLNNPQKLQFNAYTDNNPRGFGLLQLDRDFSHYQDIMGWYNKRPSLWVEPRNQWGKGTIGLMEIPTTGETLDNVVCFWQPEKAIKAGDDLEFKYRLYWSAQPPVRSPLARVMATRTGMGGFPEGWAPGEHYPEKWARRFAVDFVGGDLKAAAPKGIEPVITLSSGEAKQIEILYVEPIDGYRIQFDWYPTSDSTDPVDMRMFLRCQGDAISETWLYQYFPPAPDKRQYVDDREMR
- a CDS encoding S-(hydroxymethyl)glutathione dehydrogenase/class III alcohol dehydrogenase, which gives rise to MKSRAAVAFGPGQPLKIVEIDVAPPKKGEVLVKITHTGVCHTDAFTLSGDDPEGVFPAVLGHEGGGIVVEVGEGVTSLQPGDHVIPLYTAECGECKFCKSGKTNLCQAVRATQGKGLMPDGTTRFSYNGEPIYHYMGTSTFSEYTVCAEISLAKVNPQAPLDKVCLLGCGVTTGIGAVHNTAKVKEGDTVAVFGLGGIGLAVIQGAVQAKAGRILAVDTNPEKFKLAGEMGATDFINPNDYDKPVQDVIVELTDGGVDFSFECIGNVNVMRAALECCHKGWGESIIIGVAGAGQEIKTRPFQLVTGRVWRGSAFGGVKGRTQLPGMVEEAMSGKIQLDPFITHRLPLEQINDAFDLMHQGKSIRTVIHFGDN